Proteins from one Pirellulales bacterium genomic window:
- a CDS encoding glutamate synthase subunit beta — protein sequence MGDVRGFMKFERKTYKDEPVSNRLQHYKEFLQVLPAEEIALQGARCMDCGVPFCHTGCPLGNIIPDWNDLVFRGRWREALATLHATNNFPEFTGRICPAPCESACVLGINADPVTIKQIEMSIADRGFDEGWIVPEPPLTRTGKRVAVIGSGPAGLAAAQQLNRAGHQVTVFERDDRPGGLLMYGIPDFKLEKWRVARRVRQLEDEGVEFRCNANVGVNVSSAELKSEFDAILLTIGSTQPRDLKVPGRELKGVHFAMEFLPQQNKRNQGDTIADDVAILATGKDVLVIGGGDTGSDCTGTSNRQHAKSVTQFELLDKPPDLGKYPRAHERPQATPWPYWPMMLRTSSSHEEGCDRHWSILTKEFLGDESGQVKGLKTVSVEWVPDANGRPSLREVPGTEKVWNSQLVLLAMGFLGPERQGPVAELGLEVDARGNIACDGDYQTSVPGVFAAGDSRRGQSLVVWAIHEGREAARSVDKFLMGVTHLPSIHAGDFAAR from the coding sequence ATGGGTGACGTTCGCGGGTTCATGAAGTTCGAGCGCAAGACGTACAAGGACGAGCCGGTCTCGAACCGTTTGCAGCACTACAAGGAATTCCTGCAAGTGCTGCCGGCCGAAGAGATCGCGCTACAAGGCGCCCGGTGCATGGACTGCGGGGTGCCCTTCTGCCACACGGGCTGCCCGCTGGGCAACATCATTCCAGACTGGAATGACCTGGTGTTTCGCGGTCGCTGGCGCGAGGCGCTCGCCACGCTCCATGCGACGAACAACTTTCCCGAGTTCACGGGCCGCATTTGCCCGGCTCCCTGCGAGTCGGCCTGCGTGCTGGGGATCAATGCCGACCCGGTGACGATCAAGCAGATCGAAATGTCGATCGCCGATCGCGGCTTCGATGAGGGCTGGATCGTACCGGAGCCGCCGCTGACGCGGACCGGCAAGCGCGTCGCGGTGATTGGCAGCGGGCCGGCCGGTCTGGCGGCGGCGCAACAACTGAACCGTGCCGGCCACCAGGTCACGGTCTTCGAACGCGACGACCGTCCCGGCGGATTGCTGATGTACGGCATTCCCGACTTCAAGCTGGAAAAATGGCGCGTGGCGCGGCGCGTGCGTCAGCTCGAGGACGAGGGGGTCGAATTTCGCTGCAACGCAAACGTCGGCGTGAACGTATCGAGCGCCGAATTGAAAAGCGAATTCGACGCCATTCTGCTGACCATCGGCTCCACTCAGCCGCGCGATCTGAAGGTGCCTGGACGGGAACTCAAGGGCGTGCATTTCGCCATGGAGTTCCTGCCCCAGCAAAACAAACGCAACCAGGGCGACACGATCGCCGACGACGTGGCCATTCTCGCCACGGGCAAGGATGTGCTCGTGATCGGCGGCGGCGACACCGGCAGCGATTGCACAGGCACCTCGAACCGTCAGCACGCGAAGAGTGTCACGCAGTTCGAGCTGCTCGACAAGCCGCCGGACCTGGGCAAGTATCCGCGTGCCCATGAACGGCCGCAGGCCACGCCTTGGCCGTATTGGCCGATGATGCTGCGCACCAGCAGCTCGCACGAAGAGGGTTGCGACCGTCACTGGAGCATCTTGACCAAGGAGTTCCTGGGCGACGAATCGGGCCAGGTGAAGGGGCTGAAGACGGTGAGCGTCGAGTGGGTGCCCGACGCCAATGGGCGCCCGTCGTTGCGCGAAGTGCCCGGCACCGAAAAGGTGTGGAACTCTCAGTTGGTGCTGCTGGCGATGGGCTTCTTGGGGCCGGAGCGGCAGGGCCCAGTCGCCGAGTTGGGCTTGGAGGTCGATGCGCGGGGCAATATTGCCTGCGACGGCGACTATCAGACCAGCGTGCCCGGCGTCTTCGCGGCGGGCGATTCGCGGCGCGGCCAGTCGCTGGTCGTGTGGGCGATTCACGAAGGACGCGAGGCTGCCCGCTCGGTCGACAAGTTTTTGATGGGTGTGACGCATCTGCCGAGCATCCACGCGGGCGATTTTGCCGCTCGGTAG
- a CDS encoding LL-diaminopimelate aminotransferase → MDDPYFQTLFADRIGGAGYGKGTEIYKFEKIKRAKRKALAEHPERALIDFGIGENDVPAADKVRASLAHEVHRTENRGYADNGIAEFKEAAARFMKRRFGVDIDPVTEVNHAIGSKPALAMLPAAFINPGDVTLMTVPGYPVAGTHTRYYGGEVHRLPLLAQNDFFPDLDAIPPDVALRAKLLVINYPNSPTGKLATRAFYERVIDFAQRNQVVVVQDAAHAMLSYDGEPTSFLQVPGAKEVGVEVHSLSKGWNMIGWRIGFVCGHERIVRAFADIKDNSDSGQFMAIQRAACVALDDDDIPRQTKVKYARRLQKLVETLQRCGFDCRMPGGTYFLYTLAPRGIAGGPRFETAEAASQYLITEHSICTVPWDDAGAFLRFSVTYEAADEAAEDRLMQLTEQRLRQIRPEFS, encoded by the coding sequence ATGGACGATCCTTATTTTCAGACCTTGTTTGCCGACCGCATCGGCGGGGCGGGCTACGGCAAGGGCACCGAGATCTACAAGTTCGAGAAGATCAAGCGCGCCAAGCGCAAGGCCCTGGCCGAGCACCCTGAGCGGGCGTTGATCGATTTCGGCATCGGCGAAAACGACGTACCCGCCGCCGACAAGGTCCGCGCGTCCCTGGCCCACGAAGTACACCGCACCGAGAACCGCGGCTATGCCGACAACGGCATCGCCGAGTTCAAGGAGGCCGCGGCGCGGTTCATGAAGCGGCGCTTCGGCGTCGACATCGACCCGGTTACCGAGGTCAATCACGCCATCGGCTCGAAGCCCGCCTTGGCCATGTTGCCCGCGGCGTTTATCAATCCGGGCGACGTGACGTTGATGACCGTGCCGGGCTACCCCGTCGCCGGCACGCACACGCGCTACTACGGCGGCGAGGTCCATCGGCTGCCGCTGTTGGCTCAGAACGATTTCTTTCCCGATCTCGACGCGATTCCGCCGGACGTCGCGCTGCGAGCCAAGCTGCTGGTGATCAACTACCCCAATAGCCCGACGGGGAAGCTGGCGACGCGAGCGTTTTACGAGCGCGTGATCGACTTCGCGCAGCGCAACCAGGTGGTCGTCGTGCAGGACGCGGCCCATGCGATGCTGAGTTACGACGGTGAGCCGACCAGCTTTCTGCAGGTTCCCGGCGCCAAGGAAGTCGGCGTCGAAGTGCACAGCCTGTCGAAGGGCTGGAACATGATCGGCTGGCGCATCGGCTTTGTCTGCGGTCACGAGCGAATTGTCCGTGCGTTCGCCGATATCAAGGACAACAGCGACTCGGGCCAGTTCATGGCCATCCAGCGGGCCGCCTGCGTGGCGCTCGACGACGACGACATCCCGCGCCAGACCAAGGTGAAGTATGCCCGCCGGCTGCAGAAGCTCGTCGAGACCTTGCAGCGCTGCGGCTTCGATTGCCGGATGCCGGGCGGGACCTACTTTCTGTACACGCTGGCGCCGCGCGGCATCGCCGGCGGGCCGAGGTTCGAGACGGCCGAGGCGGCTAGCCAGTACCTGATCACCGAACATTCGATCTGCACGGTGCCCTGGGACGACGCCGGCGCGTTCCTGCGGTTCTCGGTCACCTATGAAGCTGCGGACGAGGCGGCCGAAGATCGGTTGATGCAGTTGACCGAACAACGTTTGCGGCAGATTCGCCCAGAATTCTCCTGA